The Cryptococcus deuterogattii R265 chromosome 3, complete sequence genome has a segment encoding these proteins:
- a CDS encoding myotubularin, with protein MDALRVARVDCVTIQYFLPPTAPDQKPTPCTQIGQLHLTPHHLIFSHTPSTAYEPEIWIPYPLITRLTRLPQTINGLYPLQVETKAFESYVLLFTKDRDGGAEEVWQSVKDCSVKSSVEQLYAFFYVPPSPGTGWTVFNHRTEFARQGLGTRTKAWRFTDINKDYSFSPTYPSKLVVPSRISDSTLTYAGKYRSKARIPALTYLHWANNASITRSSQPMVGIKNSRSSQDERLVECIFSSHMFLDNAYSSTPVFGATSTNLIIDARPTTNAMANVAMGAGTENMENYKLGKKAYLGIDNIHVMRNSLKAIVEAIREANLRPSVPLNRALLRKSNWLRHISTILDGALIIIRNIHLNASHVLIHCSDGWDRTGQLSAVAQICLDPYYRTFDGFKVLVEKDWLAFGHKFLDRSGHLSSEKYFMVTENDDETEEEGVSAQRAAQAFFASVQKQFTSTSHLKEISPVFHQFLDCVRQIQRQFPERFEFNEQYLLDIYRHLYTCQFGTFLFNNERERQESTSPSRKPFVEQTYSVWDYLDSPSEREKHINSLYDASLDSNQSRDAGTDQGVLFYDPKDVRFWFRLFGRGDEEMNGSPLTLNQPQGVDIIGPIGGDPVDDVATGETLRGVSPVSAPSPSPSPYTTARQARSWNWSQLSGNALNAVHSAAREIKSISQDALSQIRAEASELDRQSWQQEGKGKHSEPAPLKESTLLPEANPWSAETGSSSFTPSPRPSAQVSRTTQNPWAAMPETVTSLSNLTLDNKITVSPADDRGVKERAGEKQQKAWDPLGAL; from the exons ATGGACGCATTAAGGGTAGCAAGAGTAGACTGTGTAACAATCCAatacttccttcctccaacaGCTCCCGATCAAAAGCCAACTCCCTGCACTCAGATCGGCCAGCTACATCTCACTCCGCATCATCTCATATTCTCTCATACACCGTCTACAGCTTACGAACCAGAAATATGGATACCCTACCCTTTGATAACTCGTCTCACACGTCTACCCCAGACAATCAATGGTCTCTATCCTCTTCAAGTAGAAACAAAAGCCTTTGAGAGCTacgtccttctcttcaccAAGGACAGGGACGGCGGCGCAGAGGAAGTTTGGCAGAGTGTTAAAGATTGCTCTGTCAAAT CATCTGTCGAACAGCTGTACGCATTCTTCTATGTTCCTCCATCACCTGGTACAGGCTGGACTGTCTTCAACCATCGAACCGAGTTTGCCCGACAAGGTTTAGGCACTCGAACCAAAGCCTGGCGATTCACAGATATAAACAAAGACTACTCCTTTTCACCGACATATCCGAGCAAGCTCGTCGTACCGAGTCGTATCAGTGATTCTACACTCACGTACGCGGGCAAGTACAGGAGCAAGGCACGTATACCAGCATTGACTTACCTCCATTGGGCCAACAAC GCTTCTATCACACGATCATCTCAACCAATGGTTGGTATAAAAAACTCACGCTCATCTCAAGATGAAAGACTGGTCGAGTGTATATTTTCATCTCACATGTTCCTTGACAATGCCTATTCCTCTACCCCCGTCTTCGGAGCCACCTCTACCAACCTCATTATAGATGCCCGTCCAACTACAAATGCCATGGCCAATGTAGCAATGGGCGCGGGTACAGAGAATATGGAGAATTATAAATTAGGCAAAAAGGCCTATCTCGGGATCGACAACATTCACGTCATGCGAAATAGCCTCAAAGCGATTGTCGAAGCAATCAGGGAGGCTAACTTGAGACCGTCGGTCCCTCTCAATCGAGCTCTCTTGCGCAAGAGTAACTGGTTACGGCATATCTCAACGATTCTCGACGGCGCTCTCATCATTATCCGCAATATACATCTCAATGCCTCCCATGTTCTTATCCATTGCTCTGATGGCTGGGACCGGACAGGCCAACTAAGCGCTGTCGCACAGATATGTCTGGACCCTTACTATCGTACTTTTGATGGGTTCAAGGTGCTCGTAGAGAAGGACTGGCTAGCATTTGGTCACAAATTCTTAGACCGCTCTGGACATTTGTCCTCGGAAAAATATTTCATGGTGACGGAGAATGATGACGagacagaggaggaaggggtgaGTGCGCAACGCGCCGCGCAGGCATTCTTTGCATCAGTGCAAAAGCAATTCACTAGTACCTCTCACCTTAAAGAAATTTCGCCGGTTTTCCACCAGTTCCTCGACTGTGTACGACAAATCCAGCGTCAGTTCCCCGAACGTTTCGAGTTTAACGAACAATACCTTTTAGATATATATCGACATCTTTACACTTGCCAATTTGGTACTTTCCTGTTCAATAATGAGCGGGAACGCCAAGAGAGCACGTCCCCATCTCGCAAGCCATTTGTCGAGCAAACATATTCCGTATGGGACTATCTCGACTCACCTTCTGAGCGTGAGAAGCATATCAACTCCTTGTACGATGCCTCACTTGACAGCAATCAATCGCGGGATGCGGGGACCGATCAAGGTGTACTGTTTTATGATCCCAAAGATGTTAGGTTTTGGTTCAGGCTCTTTGGAcggggagatgaggagatgaatgGATCGCCTCTGACACTGAATCAACCTCAGGGGGTTGACATCATTGGTCCTATTGGAGGAGATCCAGTGGATGACGTGGCTACAGGAGAAACACTGCGTGGGGTGTCTCCAGTTTCcgctccctctccctctccctctccctacACCACAGCCAGACAGGCTCGCTCTTGGAACTGGTCTCAGCTTTCTGGGAATGCCCTTAATGCTGTCCATTCAGCCGCTAGAGAGATCAAGAGCATATCGCAAGATGCCTTATCTCAGATAAGAGCCGAGGCAAGTGAGTTGGATAGGCAATCTTGGCAAcaagagggcaaggggaAGCACAGTGAACCGGCGCCCCTTAAGGAATCTACTTTGCTTCCAGAGGCAAACCCATGGTCTGCTGAGACTGGTTCGTCTTCGTTCacaccatctcctcgaCCGAGTGCTCAGGTATCACGGACGACTCAAAACCCATGGGCAGCCATGCCAGAAACGGTTACTTCGTTATCTAATTTAACTCTTGACAATAAGATCACTGTTTCCCCAGCAGACGATAGAGgagtgaaggaaagggcagGGGAAAAGCAACAAAAGGCTTGGGATCCTCTAGGAGCATTATAA
- a CDS encoding WD repeat-containing protein JIP5 — MPDIKLKNQPFDVAFHPKEPVVFSSLLTGQVCAWSYDDATGETSSSWSVRPSKRTARALSIEESGDEIWMGGKSGNLFQLSTRDGSMTRERDSAHECPINRVYCVNRNLVASGDDDGVIKLWDPRQADSIRTYSQHFDYISDFTYFDDKRQLVATSGDGHLSVIDIRSNKSTPLTVSEDQEDELLSIVPIKGGQKAIVGSGLGILSVWNRQLGWADSVDRIPGHPASIDAIVALTPDIIATGSEDGMIRVIQVLPHKFLGVVATHEEFPVERIRLDRNNKWLGSVSHDECLKLTDVEDLFEDSDEDDDMEEDEQDSDEEEKSKKKKKDNGMKDMGRSQAEDDGSFFADL, encoded by the exons ATGCCGGacatcaagctcaaaaaCCAG CCCTTCGACGTTGCTTTCCATCCCAAAGAACCcgtcgtcttctcctcccttcttaCAGGACAAGTCTGCGCTTGGAGTTATGATGATGCCACGGGAGaaacttcctcctcatgGAGTGTAAGGCCATCGAAGAGGACTGCTAGAGCGTTATCGATagaagaaagtggagaCGAAATTTGGATGGGGGGTAAAAGTGGAAATCTTTT CCAGCTTTCAACTCGTGATGGATCCATgacaagggaaagggacAGTGCTCATGA GTGCCCTATCAATCGAGTATACTGCGTCAACCGTAATCTTGTTGCATCTGGCGACGACGACGGCGTGATTAAA TTATGGGATCCCAGGCAAGCAGACTCTATCCGGACGTATTCCCAGCACTTTGATTACATTTCCGATTTCACATATTTTGATGATAAAAGGCAGCTAGTTGCTACATC GGGTGACGGTCATTTATCTGTGATTGATATTCGCTCAAACAAGTCTACGCCTTTGACAGTCTCTGAAGATCAAGAGGACGAGCTCTTGTCAATCGTCCCTATAAAAGGCGGTCAAAAGGCAATTGTGGGATCCGGTTTGGGCATTTTGTCCGTTTGGAACCGTCAATTGGGTTGGGCCGACT CTGTCGATCGAATACCGGGACACCCCGCTTCGATTGATGCTATAGTGGCTCTTACGCCTGATATCATCGCCACAGGGTCCGAAGACGGTATGATCCGAGTCATCCAAGTGCTTCCTCATAAATTTT TGGGTGTGGTCGCTACTCACGAAGAGTTTCCAGTCGAGCGTATCCGACTAGACCGCAATAATAAGTGGCTTGGCAGTGTCAGTCACGATGAATGCTTGAAGCTCACGGATGTGGAAGACCTGTTCGAAGAcagtgatgaggacgatgacatggaagaagatgaacaagattcggacgaggaggagaagagtaaaaagaagaagaaagataaTGGGATGAAGGATATGGGTAGGAGTCaagcagaggatgacgGTAGTTTCTTTGCAGACttatga
- a CDS encoding 1-phosphatidylinositol-4-phosphate 5-kinase — protein sequence MSTSSLPDTHTSLPEASAVLSSPSLTAHWTHHEQDDGEVDVLRISAYPSAATQCSPLESSSPRINPFHLLSHPDSSSSLPPLPPNLQNLAADLGNSNSRLPPVHITKVSANEVEIKSHSPEPSNHRNIIGRIGAVFKRDTNELDAGFAPSPVVMQGPPPSPPLSEAGLDESVVMSENTDETPVYHSTAASVPESRPTIATGFTSEPSEISPAVLTPPIPFSARRVSSSSTSSRAGSLTLVRSGRLAPQRDGESTGKSKDLPSLPHESDANLERRDSSSSLLSPTPQLCRRSTVGSLNLPSAPRSPLINAHAAFTSPSSTPPPLGPPNAKGDRLDSAILAQEEHIRRERIERLERRQKKASVTSDSDPEPRIEEKPKEKPKEKEREEAKVLVGNLIGEDHVNYVLMYNMLTGIRIGVSRCQAKIKRPITDDDYTARHKFSFDIVGNELTPSAKYDFKFKDYAPWVFRELRDDHFHLDPADYLLSLTAKYILSELGSPGKSGSFFYFSRDYRFIIKTISHSEHKFLRSILKDYHKHVKENPHTLLSRFYGLHRVKLPRGPKIHFVIMNNLFPPHRDIHETYDLKGSSFGREYPEEKAAKNPRATLKDKNWVNRGRTLEFGPEKRALLTEQLRRDMEFLKRIKVMDYSLLVGIHNMERGNRDNLRKNQLSVFHPEVTTTKRRPSTKQGPSEASNVRKVVRRSDPKSLDVTSQLPSEDSADRKHFIFYQDEGGFRATDDVNQPLDTIYYLGVIDICTPYNTLKKIEHFWKSMTEDRHTISCVDPVFYGQRFYNFLRSVMRGGDKSLRPIGLEQVGPSEKPKVGQDMDNREMPIGGANDTHYSTVQDGQQPSIVGHLKAD from the exons ATGTCTACCTCCTCGCTCCCAGACACTCACACTTCCCTCCCCGAGGCCTCAGCGGTCCTCTCGTCCCCCAGCCTCACAGCCCACTGGACCCACCACGAGCAAGACGACGGCGAGGTTGACGTCCTCAGAATAAGTGCGTACCCATCCGCCGCAACACAGTGCTCACCTTTAgaatcttcttcgcctcgCATAAaccccttccacctcctctcccacccggactcctcttcatcccttcctcctctcccacccaATCTACAAAATTTAGCTGCGGACCTCGGCAATTCAAATAGTCGCCTGCCACCCGTGCACATCACCAAGGTCTCCGCCAACGAGGTCGAGATCAAGTCTCATTCACCTGAGCCGTCAAACCACAGGAATATCATAGGCAGGATCGGCGCAGTTTTTAAAAGGGATACAAACGAGTTGGACGCGGGATTCGCTCCTTCACCTGTGGTCATGCAAGGCCCTCCACCAAGTCCGCCTTTGAGTGAGGCAGGGCTGGACGAATCTGTTGTCATGTCCGAAAACACAGATGAAACACCCGTTTACCATTCAACAGCCGCTTCTGTCCCAGAAAGCAGACCAACTATTGCTACTGGTTTCACTTCAGAACCGTCAGAAATATCCCCGGCGGTACTTACTCCACCAATACCATTTTCTGCACGACGAGTGTCCAGCAGTTCCACGTCCAGTCGAGCCGGTTCTTTGACACTGGTCAGGAGCGGTCGGCTTGCTCCTCAGCGTGATGGCGAATCGACTGGTAAAAGCAAAGATCTTCCTTCATTGCCGCACGAATCGGATGCCAATCTCGAGCGACGAGATAGCTCCAGCAGTCTTCTCTCACCCACTCCACAACTGTGCCGCCGAAGTACTGTCGGTTCCTTAAATCTTCCTTCAGCACCTCGTTCACCTTTAATTAATGCACATGCTGCTTTCAcatcaccatcttcaacaccGCCCCCCCTGGGCCCTCCGAATGCCAAGGGTGACCGTTTAGACTCTGCAATTTTAGCTCAGGAAGAACATATTCGAAGGGAAAGAATAGAGAGACTGGAACGCAGGCAAAAAAAAGCGAGCGTAACAAGTGATTCAGACCCTGAACCGAGAATTGAGGAAAagccaaaagaaaagcccaaagagaaggagagagaagaggccAAGGTTTTGGTTGGGAATCTGATTGGCGAAGATCATGTGAACTATGTGTTGATGTACAACATGCTCACAGGTATTCGAATAGGA GTATCACGTTGTCAAGCCAAAATAAAGCGTCCGATCACGGACGATGATTATACTGCTCGGCATAAATTTTCTTTCGATAT TGTTGGTAATGAACTCACGCCATCCGCAAAATACGACTTCAAGTTCAAAGATTATGCCCCATGGGTATTTCGAGAACTTCGAGACgatcattttcatcttgaCCCGGCCGACTATCTACTCTCGTTGACCGCAAAATACATCTTATCTGAATTAGGCTCTCCTGGAAAGTCTGGGTCGTTCTTCTATTTCTCTCGTGACTACCGTTTTATCATCAAAACAATATCACATTCCGAGCACAAATTTCTTCGATCCATACTCAAGGACTATCACAAACATGTCAAAGAAAACCCACATACCCTTCTTTCGAGGTTCTACGGCCTTCACCGTGTCAAGCTTCCCCGTGGTCCTAAAATCCATTTTGTGATTATGAACAACCTTTTCCCACCTCATCGCGACATTCACGAGACCTATGACCTCAAAGGATCCTCCTTTGGTAGGGAATATCCAGAGGAAAAGGCGGCAAAAAACCCTCGGGCAACGTTGAAAGATAAAAACTGGGTTAACCGAGGGCGGACGTTGGAATTTGGACCCGAGAAGCGGGCTTTGCTGACAGAGCAGTTGAGGAGAGATATGGAGTTTTTGAAAAGGATCAAAGTCATGGATTATTCCCTTCTTGTTGGTATACATAACATGGAGAGGGGCAATCGTGATAACCTTCGTAAGAACCAATTGAGCGTTTTTCAT CCCGAGGTTACCACTACCAAGCGGAGGCCCTCCACCAAGCAAGGTCCCTCTGAAGCATCCAACGTGCGGAAAGTCGTTAGGCGATCTGATCCAAAGAGTCTCGATGTCACGTCTCAGCTTCCATCTGAGGATTCGGCGGATCGTAAACATTTCATCTTTTACCAAGACGAGGGCGGATTCCGCGCCACCGACGACGTAAACCAGCCACTGGACACAATCTACTACCTGGGTGTAATTGATATCTGCACTCCATATAATACATTGAAGAAAATTGAGCATTTTTGGAAAAGCATGACTGAGGATAGG CATACAATCTCTTGTGTCGATCCCGTTTTCTACGGCCAGCGATTCTACAATTTTCTCAGATCCGTAATGAGGGGTGGAGACAAGTCTCTGCGCCCTATTGGGCTGGAACAAGTCGGGCCCAGTGAGAAACCCAAAGTGGGGCAGGATATGGACAATAGGGAGATGCCCATAGGAGGGGCGAACGATACTCATTATTCCACTGTACAAGACGGGCAACAGCCTAGCATTGTTGGACATTTAAAGGCAGATTAA